From Danio rerio strain Tuebingen ecotype United States chromosome 7, GRCz12tu, whole genome shotgun sequence, the proteins below share one genomic window:
- the cckar gene encoding cholecystokinin receptor type A codes for METFTIQDMLVNSTDIYKILCGLGIGNLSECKNESTPSPSEPKDMNQTVRIVLYALIFILSFLGNSLIIAVLLRNRRMRTVTNLFLLSLAVSDLMLCVFCMPFTLIPNLMKDFIFGSGMCKVATYFMGISVSVSTLNLVAISLERYSAICNPLKSRAWQTKSHAVKVISATWVVSFLLMLPYPIGSTLVPFIRSNNSTGNMCRLVWPSDVMQTWYIFLLLTLFLVPGIIMMTAYGLTSLELYRGIRFEMTNRKSNREKEYGTSSLKNGDSDGCYFQPSKKKRSEPVMPSHPKSKLRRVCSNSPTANLMAKKRVIRMLLVIVGLFFLCWTPVFVVNAWRAFDRRSADSLLSGAPISFIHLLSYTSACVNPIVYCFMNKRFRQGILSTFSCCRGDVDEFSRSSTRRSARGAGGLGTLFKGAGQTDGNTQTSGTLTKLTDTSVRGSAQA; via the exons ATGGAGACATTTACAATTCAAGATATGCTCGTTAATTCCActgatatttataaaatattatgtggGCTTGGAATCGGGAATTTGTCGGAGTGCAAAAACGAGAGCACCCCCAGCCCGTCTGAACCAAAAg ATATGAACCAGACGGTGCGGATCGTGCTTTATGCGCTGATCTTCATCCTGAGCTTCCTCGGGAACAGCCTCATCATCGCTGTTCTGCTGAGGAACCGGCGCATGCGGACGGTGACCAATCTGTTCCTGCTGTCTCTGGCCGTCAGTGACCTGATGCTCTGTGTTTTTTGTATGCCATTCACCCTCATCCCAAACCTTATGAAGGACTTTATCTTCGGCAGTGGCATGTGCAAAGTGGCAACCTACTTCATGG GTATTTCGGTGAGCGTATCCACATTGAACCTCGTGGCCATTTCTCTGGAGCGCTACAGTGCCATCTGCAACCCGTTGAAATCCCGTGCCTGGCAGACTAAGTCTCACGCTGTAAAAGTCATCTCTGCCACCTGGGTGGTGTCGTTTCTGCTCATGCTGCCTTATCCCATAGGCAGCACCCTTGTGCCTTTCATACGCAGTAACAACAGCACTGGCAACATGTGCCGCTTGGTTTGGCCCAGTGATGTCATGCAGACCTG GTATATTTTCCTGTTGCTGACACTCTTTCTTGTGCCTGGGATCATAATGATGACAGCTTATGGCCTCACCTCACTTGAACTCTACAGGGGAATCAGATTTGAAATGACTAACAGGAAGTCAAACAGAG AGAAAGAATACGGCACTTCCAGTCTGAAAAATGGTGACAGCGATGGCTGCTACTTCCAACCATCTAAGAAGAAGCGCAGCGAgccggtgatgcccagccaccccAAATCCAAACTGAGAAGAGTTTGCAGCAACAGCCCCACAGCAAACCTCATGGCCAAGAAGCGGGTCATTCGCATGCTACTGGTAATCGTGGGGCTGTTCTTCCTCTGCTGGACGCCTGTCTTCGTGGTTAATGCCTGGCGAGCTTTTGACAGACGCTCAGCAGACAGTCTCCTATCAGGAGCGCCAATATCCTTTATCCACCTGCTGTCCTACACCTCCGCCTGCGTCAACCCCATAGTTTACTGCTTTATGAACAAACGCTTCAGACAAGGCATTCTGTCCACATTCTCGTGCTGTAGGGGTGATGTGGATGAGTTCAGCAGAAGCAGCACCCGGCGCAGTGCCAGAGGAGCTGGAGGTTTGGGAACGCTGTTTAAAGGAGCTGGACAGACTGATGGTAATACGCAGACCTCAGGAACACTTACCAAGCTCACCGACACCAGTGTCCGTGGTTCAGCACAAGCATAG